In the Carboxydothermus hydrogenoformans Z-2901 genome, one interval contains:
- the carA gene encoding glutamine-hydrolyzing carbamoyl-phosphate synthase small subunit: protein MPKGILILEDGSCYEGEIYGYVGENYGEVVFNTGMTGYQEILTDPSYAGQIVVMTYPLIGNYGFIPEDKEREKSFVRGLVVRELCDFPSNWRQKERLEHFLNEEKIVTLAGVDTREITKKLRLYGVMKGIISAFPEKRAEYQEKVKLVPDISGQKLAYQVAGDEVLHYPGQKPRVVLVDYGAKNSILQSLLKRGAEVFVVPPLMPAEQILALAPQGVVLSNGPGDPADLQESIFIIRQLIGKLPILGICLGHQLLALAHGAQTYKLKFGHRGSNHPVIETESKRVFITSHNHGFAVREESLIGTGLEIWFRNLNDNTIEGLRSRYSKILSVQFHPEAAPGPNDADFIFDLFLEMIDKGDSYA from the coding sequence TTGCCAAAAGGGATACTGATTTTAGAAGACGGATCTTGCTATGAAGGAGAAATTTACGGGTATGTTGGGGAAAATTATGGGGAAGTAGTTTTTAATACGGGAATGACCGGCTATCAGGAAATATTAACCGATCCTTCCTATGCCGGACAAATAGTTGTCATGACTTATCCATTAATTGGTAATTACGGTTTTATACCCGAAGATAAGGAACGGGAAAAAAGCTTTGTACGCGGGCTGGTGGTCCGGGAATTGTGCGATTTTCCCAGTAACTGGCGCCAAAAAGAGCGATTAGAACACTTTCTTAATGAGGAAAAAATTGTTACTTTAGCGGGGGTAGATACCCGGGAAATTACAAAGAAATTACGCTTGTACGGAGTTATGAAAGGAATCATTTCAGCTTTTCCGGAAAAAAGGGCGGAATATCAGGAAAAAGTTAAATTAGTTCCAGATATTTCCGGACAAAAACTTGCCTATCAGGTGGCGGGAGACGAGGTTCTTCATTATCCAGGCCAAAAACCGCGGGTTGTACTTGTTGACTATGGCGCAAAAAATAGTATTTTGCAATCGTTGTTAAAAAGGGGAGCAGAGGTTTTTGTTGTGCCTCCTCTAATGCCTGCTGAGCAAATATTAGCCTTAGCTCCCCAGGGGGTAGTGCTTTCTAACGGCCCTGGTGATCCGGCGGATTTACAGGAAAGTATTTTTATCATCAGGCAATTAATTGGCAAGCTTCCCATTTTAGGAATATGTCTTGGACATCAACTTTTAGCTTTGGCCCACGGAGCTCAAACCTACAAATTAAAATTTGGCCACAGGGGTAGCAATCATCCGGTAATTGAAACGGAAAGTAAGAGAGTTTTCATAACTTCTCATAACCACGGTTTTGCTGTGCGGGAAGAAAGCTTAATTGGAACCGGTCTTGAGATCTGGTTTCGCAACTTAAATGATAATACCATTGAAGGCCTGCGAAGTAGATATAGTAAAATTCTTTCGGTACAGTTTCATCCGGAGGCGGCACCGGGACCCAATGATGCAGACTTTATTTTTGATTTGTTTTTAGAAATGATTGACAAGGGGGACAGCTATGCCTAA
- a CDS encoding dihydroorotase, translated as MLIKNGNVVMVEDGKIRKMDVLIDKGIIVEISPEINRSDVEVIDIEGKFLIPGLIDMHVHFRDPGYTHKEDIHSGSNAALAGGFTGVLMMPNTDPPPDNATVIYYWKEKSKSIPLNILFSGCITKNRAGKELSKFYELKEAGAVAITDDGNWVADGAVFRHAMEYAAALDLLVITHPEEPTIANRGVINEGYWSTVLGLRGIPKAAENIAIYRDIEIAKMTGAKLHVAHLSTAEGVRLVAAAKKLGLKVTAEVTPHHLVLTDEALAGYDTNLKVNPPLREAEEQKALLKGLLEGVIDVIATDHAPHASYEKNVEFNDAPFGIEGLETAFPVLYTELVLKKKITLEKLLLKMTVNPAKILQLPKQGDIKKGNYANLTVIDPKLTLKVSEELLVGKSKNNPFLGRTLTGWPVMTVYQGIVAYQRLLKGVQ; from the coding sequence ATGTTGATTAAAAACGGTAATGTGGTAATGGTTGAAGACGGGAAAATAAGAAAAATGGATGTCTTAATAGACAAAGGTATCATAGTTGAAATCTCCCCTGAAATCAACCGCAGTGATGTCGAAGTAATTGACATTGAAGGAAAATTTTTAATTCCCGGATTAATTGATATGCACGTTCATTTCCGGGATCCAGGATATACCCACAAGGAAGACATTCATTCCGGAAGTAACGCCGCTCTGGCCGGGGGGTTTACCGGTGTTTTAATGATGCCCAATACCGACCCGCCACCGGACAATGCGACGGTTATTTATTACTGGAAGGAAAAAAGCAAAAGTATTCCTCTAAATATACTTTTTTCCGGATGCATTACTAAAAATAGAGCAGGAAAAGAGCTTAGTAAATTTTATGAACTAAAAGAGGCTGGGGCTGTGGCTATTACCGATGATGGGAACTGGGTTGCCGATGGTGCTGTATTCAGACATGCTATGGAATATGCTGCTGCCCTCGACCTTTTGGTAATAACTCATCCTGAAGAACCGACAATTGCCAACCGGGGAGTTATAAATGAAGGTTACTGGTCTACCGTACTGGGGTTAAGGGGCATACCGAAAGCAGCGGAAAACATTGCAATATACCGGGACATTGAAATTGCCAAAATGACTGGAGCAAAACTTCATGTTGCTCATTTAAGTACGGCGGAAGGGGTGCGGTTGGTGGCGGCTGCGAAAAAACTTGGTCTTAAAGTAACGGCTGAAGTTACACCGCACCATTTAGTTTTGACCGATGAAGCTTTAGCCGGGTACGATACTAATTTAAAAGTAAATCCCCCTCTGCGCGAGGCAGAAGAGCAGAAAGCTTTACTTAAAGGTTTGTTAGAGGGGGTAATAGATGTTATAGCTACTGATCATGCTCCCCATGCTTCCTATGAAAAAAATGTGGAGTTTAACGATGCACCTTTTGGGATTGAAGGGTTAGAAACGGCTTTTCCGGTGTTGTATACCGAGCTGGTACTCAAGAAAAAGATTACTTTAGAAAAGCTCCTTTTAAAAATGACGGTTAATCCAGCAAAAATCTTACAGCTGCCAAAGCAGGGAGATATAAAAAAGGGAAATTATGCTAATTTAACAGTAATAGATCCAAAGCTTACCCTAAAGGTAAGCGAAGAGTTGCTGGTTGGAAAGTCAAAGAATAATCCTTTTCTCGGGAGAACATTAACCGGTTGGCCAGTAATGACCGTTTATCAGGGTATAGTGGCCTATCAGCGACTATTGAAAGGAGTGCAGTAG
- a CDS encoding aspartate carbamoyltransferase catalytic subunit, with translation MVKRKHLLGLQELSKEEINTILDIARPMRDIIMRDIKKVPTLRGKTVATLFYEPSTRTRSSFELAAKFLSADTLSINVSSSSVQKGESLIDTIRTLEAMGVEIIAVRHQQSGVPKFISLNTKMSVINAGDGFHEHPTQALLDLFTIKQKLYKIEGLKVAIIGDIYHSRVARSNIWGLLKLGAEVTVCGPPSLIPVEIEKLGVRVEINLQRTLEWADVVNVLRIQKERQDAGYLTTLDEYRDWYGLTQEKLEKLKGKKLLILHPGPLNRGVEIDDYVADSPNAVVNEQVTNGVAVRMAVLYLLAGGNESGNVD, from the coding sequence ATGGTGAAACGGAAACACTTGCTTGGTCTTCAGGAATTGAGTAAAGAAGAAATTAATACTATCTTAGATATTGCCCGCCCGATGCGTGACATAATAATGCGGGATATAAAGAAAGTTCCAACATTAAGGGGGAAAACGGTTGCAACCCTTTTTTACGAACCTTCAACCCGTACCAGAAGTTCCTTTGAGTTGGCCGCCAAATTTTTAAGTGCCGACACACTGAGTATCAACGTTAGCAGTTCCAGTGTGCAAAAAGGGGAATCGCTCATTGACACCATCCGGACTTTGGAAGCAATGGGCGTGGAAATCATAGCCGTACGTCACCAGCAGTCGGGAGTTCCCAAGTTTATTTCTCTCAATACAAAAATGTCGGTTATTAACGCCGGGGATGGGTTTCACGAGCATCCAACCCAGGCCTTGTTAGATTTATTTACCATAAAGCAAAAGCTTTATAAAATTGAAGGTTTAAAAGTGGCAATAATTGGTGACATTTACCACAGCCGGGTGGCTCGCTCTAATATTTGGGGATTACTCAAATTAGGGGCCGAAGTAACCGTTTGCGGTCCTCCTTCTTTAATACCGGTGGAAATCGAAAAACTTGGGGTAAGAGTAGAAATAAATCTTCAGCGAACTCTGGAGTGGGCTGACGTTGTCAATGTGTTACGAATTCAAAAAGAACGGCAGGATGCAGGATATTTAACGACCTTAGATGAATATCGCGACTGGTATGGTTTAACCCAGGAAAAGCTGGAAAAATTAAAAGGTAAAAAATTGCTCATTCTTCACCCGGGGCCGCTGAACCGTGGTGTAGAAATTGACGATTATGTTGCCGATAGCCCTAATGCGGTGGTAAATGAACAGGTTACCAATGGGGTAGCGGTTAGAATGGCGGTTTTATATTTGTTAGCCGGGGGGAACGAAAGTGGGAATGTTGATTAA
- the pyrR gene encoding bifunctional pyr operon transcriptional regulator/uracil phosphoribosyltransferase PyrR, with the protein MGLKTKAKIMDEDGIRRAIRRIAHEIVEKNNGVENLALIGIRRRGVPIAQRIAEEIKLFEGVEVPVGILDITLYRDDLSSLSHQPVVHQTEINFPVTGKKLVLVDDVLYTGRTVRAALDALMDLGRPMLVQLAVLIDRGHREIPVRADYVGKNVPTSKKEVIHVHLAEIDGDEAVYIMEKEDE; encoded by the coding sequence ATGGGTTTAAAAACTAAAGCTAAAATTATGGATGAAGACGGGATTAGACGGGCAATACGGCGTATTGCGCACGAGATTGTGGAGAAAAACAATGGCGTGGAAAATTTAGCCTTAATTGGGATAAGGAGACGGGGTGTGCCTATTGCCCAGAGGATAGCGGAAGAAATTAAGCTGTTTGAAGGGGTAGAGGTCCCTGTGGGGATCTTGGATATTACTCTTTACCGGGATGACCTCTCGTCATTAAGCCATCAGCCGGTGGTACACCAAACGGAAATTAATTTTCCGGTAACAGGAAAAAAACTTGTTTTAGTGGATGATGTTTTATATACCGGTCGTACCGTGCGGGCAGCATTAGATGCCTTAATGGATTTAGGGCGTCCTATGTTAGTGCAGCTGGCGGTTTTAATAGACCGGGGTCACAGGGAGATTCCGGTTCGAGCTGATTATGTAGGTAAAAATGTTCCAACCTCCAAAAAGGAAGTAATTCATGTGCATTTAGCTGAAATCGATGGGGACGAAGCGGTTTATATAATGGAAAAAGAAGATGAATAA
- a CDS encoding bifunctional nuclease family protein — MKKVAFQTIVFDSDMNPVVLLIDENQEFVLPLFFTPKELEPILFSLENFIPEQPETYNLLLEIIKTNNLKVKELTITDIFADRVFSVLALKKGRKEQFYNCRINDGLALAIYFKAPIYITEKVELSTYPVTSLPDDLEKELQPLIEEWKKSLN, encoded by the coding sequence ATGAAAAAAGTAGCGTTCCAAACAATAGTCTTTGATAGCGATATGAATCCAGTTGTATTACTTATTGATGAAAATCAAGAATTTGTCCTTCCTTTATTTTTTACTCCCAAAGAATTAGAACCTATTCTTTTTTCTTTGGAAAACTTTATTCCTGAACAACCGGAAACTTATAACCTTCTTTTAGAAATTATCAAAACAAATAACTTAAAAGTTAAGGAACTAACTATTACCGACATCTTTGCCGATAGAGTATTTTCTGTATTAGCTTTAAAAAAAGGTCGGAAAGAACAGTTTTATAACTGCCGTATCAATGACGGACTTGCCCTGGCAATATATTTCAAAGCTCCCATCTACATTACCGAAAAAGTAGAATTATCCACCTATCCAGTGACCAGTTTACCGGATGACCTGGAAAAAGAGCTCCAACCGTTAATAGAGGAATGGAAAAAATCTCTTAATTAA
- a CDS encoding RluA family pseudouridine synthase produces the protein MDTEIKVVVNSEYSGLRLDKFLAEQEELELSRSFIKKLIEEGKVTVNGLHRKASYKVRGGEIIAVLLPPPRELSVKPEEIPLDIVYEDEDLVVVNKKAGMVVHPAEGNWDGTLVNALLYHCQNLSGIGGVLRPGIVHRLDKDTSGLLVVAKNDLAHQSLAEQIKEKKAVREYWTIVHGYLKNKEGIIDLPIGRHPRDRQKMAVVSNGKTAQTVYKVLEEFNKGFTLIQAKLLTGRTHQIRVHFSYLGHPVLGDPKYGHQNNPFGVKRQMLHAIKLSFIHPRSGELLEFTAPLPEDFQRVLAKLRG, from the coding sequence ATGGATACGGAAATAAAAGTAGTGGTAAATTCAGAGTATAGCGGTTTACGACTGGATAAGTTTTTAGCTGAACAGGAAGAATTGGAATTATCTCGAAGTTTTATTAAAAAGCTGATTGAGGAAGGAAAAGTTACGGTAAATGGATTACATCGCAAAGCAAGTTATAAAGTAAGGGGAGGAGAAATTATAGCGGTTTTACTTCCTCCTCCCCGCGAACTATCGGTTAAACCCGAAGAAATTCCGTTAGACATTGTTTATGAAGATGAGGATTTGGTTGTGGTAAATAAAAAAGCAGGCATGGTGGTTCACCCGGCTGAAGGAAATTGGGATGGAACTTTGGTGAATGCCCTTTTATATCATTGTCAAAATTTATCGGGCATTGGTGGAGTGCTGCGACCGGGTATTGTTCACCGTTTGGACAAAGATACTTCGGGTTTACTGGTGGTGGCGAAAAATGACCTGGCCCATCAGTCATTAGCAGAACAAATTAAAGAGAAAAAAGCTGTTCGGGAATACTGGACAATTGTCCATGGTTATTTGAAAAATAAAGAAGGAATTATTGATCTTCCTATTGGACGCCATCCCAGAGACCGCCAGAAGATGGCGGTAGTTTCCAACGGAAAAACTGCCCAGACGGTCTATAAGGTTTTAGAAGAGTTTAATAAGGGATTTACCTTAATTCAGGCTAAACTTTTAACGGGACGTACTCATCAAATCCGGGTTCATTTTAGTTACTTGGGTCATCCGGTTCTAGGAGACCCAAAATACGGACACCAGAATAATCCTTTTGGGGTCAAAAGACAAATGCTTCACGCTATAAAGCTATCTTTTATTCATCCCCGTTCTGGAGAATTACTTGAGTTTACCGCTCCATTGCCGGAAGACTTTCAAAGGGTGCTTGCAAAATTAAGGGGTTAA
- the lspA gene encoding signal peptidase II, which yields MVYFLLLSFGFFLLDQLSKYFIIKNFALGQSVKILSFFSITHVKNPGAAFSILPNQRGIFILITIFVLSGILIYLVTTGNRNRFLLTSLALIFGGALGNFYDRLTQGQVTDFLDFHFWPVFNLADSFITIGLLLFTYQFLLKKE from the coding sequence GTGGTTTATTTTTTACTGCTTTCTTTTGGCTTTTTTTTATTGGACCAATTGTCAAAATATTTTATTATAAAAAATTTTGCCCTGGGTCAATCGGTTAAAATACTTTCCTTTTTTAGCATTACACATGTAAAAAATCCGGGGGCAGCATTTAGTATTTTACCCAATCAACGAGGAATATTTATATTAATAACCATTTTTGTTTTAAGCGGAATCTTAATTTATTTGGTAACTACCGGTAATAGAAATCGTTTTCTTTTAACATCATTAGCTCTTATTTTCGGTGGAGCTCTGGGAAACTTTTACGACCGTCTGACGCAGGGACAGGTGACGGACTTTTTGGATTTTCACTTCTGGCCTGTATTTAATTTGGCCGATAGTTTTATTACCATAGGGCTTTTGCTTTTTACCTATCAGTTTTTGCTGAAAAAGGAGTAG
- a CDS encoding yteA family sporulation protein: MDIAIFKKMLLKLKEEYEKRLLELKKSEENPFFESTQELSFYDNHPGDLGSESFERSKDFALIDNLKLKLRQIDEAIALINQGKYGLCIDCGQKIPVDRLFANPVAIRCVACQKRVEERTVPSIRPVEEQVLSPFMEKFNHDNTSQTLFDGEDSWQAVANFNTRENIFYEDLPPEEENSSTDEVDSIPFEIGDDGVIYQNFKGVDDESRPQHR; encoded by the coding sequence ATGGATATTGCAATATTTAAGAAGATGCTTTTAAAGCTAAAAGAGGAATACGAAAAAAGGCTTTTAGAATTAAAGAAAAGTGAAGAAAATCCTTTTTTTGAGAGTACCCAGGAACTTTCTTTTTACGATAATCACCCCGGAGATTTAGGCAGTGAAAGTTTTGAAAGAAGCAAAGATTTTGCCCTTATCGATAATCTAAAATTAAAGTTAAGACAAATTGACGAAGCTATAGCCCTGATAAATCAAGGGAAATATGGCCTCTGTATAGATTGTGGCCAGAAAATTCCAGTTGACAGGCTTTTTGCTAATCCTGTAGCAATTCGTTGTGTTGCCTGCCAAAAACGAGTTGAAGAAAGAACTGTACCTTCTATAAGACCGGTAGAAGAACAAGTGCTTTCACCTTTTATGGAAAAATTTAATCATGATAATACTTCCCAAACCCTTTTTGATGGAGAAGATTCCTGGCAGGCGGTGGCAAATTTTAATACCCGGGAGAATATTTTTTATGAAGATTTGCCGCCCGAAGAAGAAAACAGCAGCACCGATGAGGTAGATTCTATTCCTTTTGAAATTGGGGATGATGGAGTTATTTACCAGAACTTTAAAGGGGTAGATGATGAAAGTAGACCACAACACCGGTAA
- a CDS encoding DUF5665 domain-containing protein → MKVGVEVERENIAEAAEKLVVKLEQVKIKEYVEMLENPGRLIFLNFLLGIGRGIGAAIGFSVVSVVLIYLLKHLLVLNLPVISDFIAKIIQLVNLRLGY, encoded by the coding sequence TTGAAAGTAGGGGTAGAGGTGGAGCGGGAAAACATAGCCGAAGCTGCCGAGAAATTGGTAGTGAAGTTAGAGCAGGTGAAAATCAAGGAATATGTTGAAATGTTAGAAAATCCCGGAAGACTTATTTTTTTAAATTTTCTTTTGGGGATTGGGCGGGGGATTGGGGCTGCTATTGGATTTTCTGTGGTAAGTGTAGTTTTAATTTATCTTTTAAAGCACTTACTGGTTTTGAATCTACCGGTTATCAGTGATTTTATCGCTAAAATTATTCAGTTAGTTAATTTAAGACTTGGGTATTAA
- a CDS encoding PFL family protein: protein MFNFGEILETLKMIQEENLDIRTITLGVSLLDCVDSSIAKTCENIKQKIREKGQYLVETAKKLEIKYGIPIVNARVAVTPVSLLAGGFTETETVKIGYALEEIAQEIGVNFIGGFSALVHKGFTKGDINVLNTIPRVLAETERVCASINVATTRAGINMDGINFSARIIKETAERTRDKDGLGCAKIVVFANAPEDNPFMAGAFHGVGEADYVVNVGVSGPGVVKRVVEKIPGADLEELANEIKKTAFKITRVGELIGKEAAKMLGVKFGIVDLSLAPTPAMGDSVAEIIEAMGLEYCGAPGTTAALMMLTDAVKKGGAMASSMVGGLSGAFIPVSEDMGMVRAVEVGALNIEKLEAMTAVCSVGLDMIAIPGETPVSTIAGIIADEISIGVINGKTTAVRIIPVPGKKAGEYVEFGGLLGRTVIMDVNRFSSEKFVMRGGRIPAPIQSLRN, encoded by the coding sequence ATGTTTAACTTTGGAGAAATTTTAGAAACTCTTAAAATGATTCAGGAGGAAAACCTGGATATCAGAACGATCACATTAGGAGTAAGTCTTCTGGATTGTGTCGATAGCAGTATCGCGAAAACCTGTGAAAACATAAAGCAAAAAATCCGGGAAAAGGGGCAGTACTTGGTGGAAACTGCCAAGAAATTAGAGATAAAGTATGGAATACCGATTGTCAACGCCCGGGTTGCGGTTACACCGGTTTCGCTGTTAGCAGGGGGATTTACTGAAACCGAAACGGTTAAAATAGGTTACGCTTTAGAAGAAATTGCGCAGGAAATTGGGGTAAATTTTATCGGTGGGTTTTCGGCGTTAGTACATAAGGGCTTTACAAAGGGGGACATAAATGTATTAAATACTATTCCCCGGGTACTGGCGGAGACGGAACGGGTATGTGCTTCAATCAATGTGGCGACCACCAGAGCAGGGATTAATATGGATGGAATCAATTTTTCGGCACGCATAATAAAGGAAACGGCTGAACGGACCAGAGATAAGGATGGACTGGGATGTGCCAAAATTGTAGTCTTTGCCAATGCCCCGGAGGATAATCCTTTTATGGCTGGAGCTTTTCATGGAGTGGGTGAAGCGGATTATGTTGTTAATGTTGGGGTAAGCGGTCCGGGCGTGGTCAAACGGGTTGTAGAAAAAATTCCTGGAGCTGACTTGGAGGAACTGGCCAATGAGATTAAGAAAACGGCCTTTAAAATAACCAGGGTGGGGGAGTTAATCGGTAAAGAAGCGGCAAAAATGTTAGGGGTAAAATTTGGCATAGTTGACTTATCCCTTGCACCAACTCCTGCCATGGGTGATAGTGTTGCAGAGATTATTGAAGCAATGGGCTTGGAGTATTGCGGTGCGCCGGGGACAACGGCTGCTTTAATGATGTTAACCGACGCGGTAAAAAAGGGTGGTGCTATGGCGTCGTCCATGGTAGGTGGCTTATCCGGTGCTTTTATTCCCGTGAGCGAGGATATGGGGATGGTTCGAGCGGTTGAGGTAGGCGCCCTCAATATTGAAAAGTTAGAAGCGATGACTGCGGTTTGTTCGGTTGGCCTGGATATGATAGCTATTCCCGGTGAAACACCGGTTTCGACCATTGCAGGTATTATTGCCGATGAAATAAGTATTGGCGTTATTAATGGAAAAACCACCGCGGTACGCATTATTCCGGTTCCTGGGAAAAAAGCGGGCGAATATGTGGAATTTGGAGGTTTATTGGGCCGTACTGTCATAATGGATGTCAATCGGTTTAGCAGTGAAAAATTTGTAATGCGCGGCGGACGAATTCCTGCTCCCATCCAAAGTTTAAGAAATTAA
- a CDS encoding ACT domain-containing protein — translation MQEKALITVIGEDRVGIIAKVATLLAEANVNILDISQTITGGLFTMIMMVDITHCNLEFEALKKSLSDLGAQLNLKIEIQHENIFRAMHRI, via the coding sequence TTGCAGGAAAAAGCTTTAATTACGGTTATCGGTGAAGATCGGGTAGGAATAATTGCAAAAGTGGCTACTCTTTTAGCTGAGGCTAACGTTAATATTTTGGATATCAGTCAGACCATCACCGGTGGACTTTTTACCATGATTATGATGGTGGATATTACTCACTGTAACCTTGAGTTTGAAGCGTTAAAAAAGTCTTTGAGTGATTTGGGAGCACAATTAAATTTAAAAATTGAAATTCAACATGAAAATATTTTTCGAGCTATGCACCGAATTTAG
- the secF gene encoding protein translocase subunit SecF, giving the protein MFHIIKNRKYWYIISLLIIVPGIISLFIQGLNWGIDFTGGTILEVKFSKNVVSQDIRNVITQMGFKVSSIQLTGEGNYLIRTEELDTVKRDAVIKALEDKLGKVEVLREDRIGSVVSRELLQKAFLALLIASVLMLLYITFRFEFYFGVAAIIALLHDVFVTIGLFSIFQWEVDSSFVAAILTIIGYSINDTIVIFDRIRENLKKREKGEALDDLINKSLWQTMARSINTVLTVIFVLVSLLLFGGSSIKVFVTAMLIGVTSGAYSSIFNASPIWFDLKRLSSKRKN; this is encoded by the coding sequence ATGTTTCACATCATAAAGAATAGAAAATACTGGTATATAATATCACTATTAATTATTGTTCCCGGGATTATTTCCCTTTTTATTCAGGGTCTTAATTGGGGTATAGACTTTACCGGCGGAACGATTTTAGAAGTAAAGTTTAGCAAAAATGTAGTTTCCCAGGACATCAGAAATGTTATAACCCAAATGGGGTTTAAAGTTAGCTCAATTCAGTTAACCGGTGAAGGAAATTATCTAATTCGTACTGAAGAGTTAGACACCGTGAAAAGGGATGCTGTAATTAAAGCTTTGGAAGATAAACTGGGGAAGGTAGAGGTTTTACGTGAGGACCGGATTGGGAGCGTTGTTAGCCGCGAATTGCTGCAAAAAGCTTTTTTGGCTTTATTAATTGCTTCGGTGTTAATGTTACTTTATATTACCTTTCGCTTTGAATTTTACTTTGGGGTTGCGGCGATTATTGCTTTACTTCATGACGTATTTGTTACCATCGGGCTTTTCTCGATATTTCAATGGGAAGTGGACAGCAGTTTTGTGGCGGCGATATTAACGATTATCGGTTATTCCATTAACGATACAATTGTTATCTTTGACCGAATTAGGGAAAATCTGAAGAAACGGGAAAAGGGAGAGGCTTTAGATGATCTAATAAACAAAAGCTTGTGGCAAACAATGGCTCGCTCGATAAATACGGTATTAACGGTTATCTTTGTTTTGGTTTCCCTGTTGCTTTTTGGAGGTTCAAGTATCAAAGTATTTGTTACTGCCATGTTAATTGGGGTAACCAGTGGTGCGTATTCATCGATATTTAATGCAAGTCCCATTTGGTTTGATTTAAAACGCTTGAGTTCAAAGAGAAAAAATTAA
- the secD gene encoding protein translocase subunit SecD: MRLGKFTLFSGVLILILILGWYTFLGFGAVKPLVKYTTLGLDLQGGVHVVFQAKELPGSPVNDKTMQSTISIIETRVNELGISEPIIQKQGKDRIIVEIAGYKNPEEAVRTLIKPAVLEFKSPEGEVIVSGKDLRDAIEAKDPNTGLAEVDLTFNAEGAKKFADFTTKNVNRNLGIYLDGKLLQNPVIKEPITNGKARITGYKDLEEAHRIAVLLRSGALPLKLEILEKKVVGPTLGADSLRRSVRASIIGVIAIFVFMILYYRFPGFIADFALILYATIVLGVMIALKATLTLPGIAGFVLSMGMAVDANILIFERLKEELRMGKTLRSAIDAGFKRAFLTVFDSNATTLIAAVILYFLGTGPIRGFAVTLSIGIIASMFTAITFTRWLLFLAADSKVVKNPKLYGA, encoded by the coding sequence GTGAGGTTAGGTAAATTTACCCTATTTAGTGGCGTACTGATTTTAATATTAATCCTTGGATGGTATACATTTTTAGGTTTTGGGGCGGTCAAGCCCTTGGTAAAATATACCACCTTGGGACTTGATTTGCAGGGCGGAGTGCACGTGGTATTTCAGGCCAAGGAACTTCCCGGCAGTCCAGTTAACGACAAAACTATGCAGAGTACCATTTCCATTATTGAAACGCGGGTAAATGAATTAGGTATTTCAGAACCCATCATTCAAAAGCAGGGAAAAGATCGAATTATTGTGGAAATCGCCGGCTATAAAAATCCCGAGGAAGCGGTAAGAACTTTAATTAAACCGGCGGTGTTGGAGTTTAAATCTCCTGAAGGGGAAGTTATTGTTTCGGGTAAAGATTTAAGGGACGCCATTGAAGCCAAAGACCCCAATACCGGCTTAGCCGAAGTGGATCTTACTTTTAATGCTGAGGGTGCGAAAAAATTTGCTGACTTTACTACTAAAAATGTTAATCGCAATTTAGGTATATACCTTGACGGTAAACTTTTGCAAAATCCTGTTATTAAGGAACCGATAACGAACGGTAAGGCCAGGATTACCGGATACAAAGATTTAGAGGAAGCCCATCGCATTGCTGTTTTGCTTCGTTCTGGTGCTTTGCCTTTAAAACTTGAGATTCTGGAAAAGAAGGTTGTAGGTCCAACTTTAGGGGCCGACTCTTTAAGACGTTCGGTAAGAGCAAGTATTATAGGCGTGATAGCCATCTTTGTGTTTATGATTTTATATTATCGTTTTCCCGGATTTATCGCTGATTTTGCGCTAATTTTATACGCAACTATTGTTTTAGGGGTGATGATTGCTCTAAAGGCTACTTTAACTTTACCCGGAATTGCAGGTTTTGTTTTGTCCATGGGTATGGCGGTTGATGCGAATATCCTGATTTTTGAGAGGTTAAAAGAAGAATTGCGAATGGGTAAAACTTTACGGTCAGCTATCGATGCCGGTTTTAAACGGGCCTTTTTAACGGTTTTTGACTCCAACGCTACCACCCTTATTGCCGCCGTAATCCTCTACTTCCTGGGTACCGGGCCAATTCGGGGATTTGCGGTTACCTTGAGTATCGGTATCATCGCCAGTATGTTTACGGCAATTACCTTTACCCGCTGGCTGTTGTTCTTAGCGGCAGATTCTAAAGTCGTTAAAAATCCTAAACTGTACGGGGCATAA